In the genome of Thermoanaerobacterium sp. PSU-2, one region contains:
- the panB gene encoding 3-methyl-2-oxobutanoate hydroxymethyltransferase — protein MNDKITVSTLKKLKKDGIKITALTAYDYPTAKILDECGIHFILVGDSLGMTVLGYDSTIPVTMDDMVHHTKAVTKAVKNAFVVADMPFMSYNISKEDALKNAARLLSEGGAQAVKLECGIEIAETVKAIVNAGIPVVGHIGLTPQSVNKLGGYKVQGKDDKTASKLKNDAKSLEDAGICALVLECVPMDLAKEITESLSIPTIGIGAGPYCDGQILVFHDMLGLTQGHKPKFVKQYANISQIIKDAVGSYISDVQNQSFPTDEYSFANRKSDEK, from the coding sequence ATGAATGATAAAATAACAGTTTCTACTCTAAAGAAATTAAAAAAAGATGGCATAAAGATAACTGCATTGACTGCCTATGATTATCCGACAGCAAAGATATTGGATGAATGCGGTATTCATTTTATACTTGTAGGCGATTCTCTCGGCATGACAGTATTAGGATATGATAGTACCATACCTGTCACAATGGATGACATGGTACACCACACAAAGGCTGTCACAAAAGCAGTAAAAAATGCTTTTGTTGTGGCTGATATGCCTTTCATGTCTTACAACATATCTAAAGAAGATGCACTTAAAAATGCTGCTCGCCTTTTGTCTGAAGGAGGCGCACAAGCCGTAAAGCTGGAATGCGGCATCGAAATAGCTGAAACAGTAAAGGCAATCGTGAATGCCGGCATTCCAGTAGTAGGTCACATAGGCCTCACACCTCAATCTGTAAACAAATTAGGTGGATACAAGGTTCAAGGCAAGGATGATAAAACAGCATCAAAGTTAAAAAACGATGCAAAATCATTAGAAGATGCCGGTATCTGCGCTCTTGTCTTAGAATGCGTACCGATGGATCTGGCAAAAGAAATCACTGAATCTCTGTCAATACCTACAATAGGCATCGGAGCAGGGCCATACTGCGATGGTCAGATACTTGTATTTCACGATATGCTGGGGCTTACACAGGGGCATAAGCCAAAATTCGTAAAGCAGTACGCAAACATCAGCCAAATAATAAAAGATGCCGTAGGAAGCTATATATCAGATGTCCAAAATCAATCCTTCCCAACTGATGAATACTCATTTGCTAATAGAAAGAGTGATGAAAAATGA
- the panC gene encoding pantoate--beta-alanine ligase, translating to MMVVEKIQDVREIIKSQKKQNKKIGLVPTMGYLHDGHLSLIKKAKENSDFVCASIFVNPIQFGPNEDYDKYPRDVERDIKLLENQGCDLVFIPSVEEMYPDERLTTITVRKITDKLCGAYRPGHFDGVCTVVAKLFNIFTPDIAVFGQKDAQQVAVIKKMVEDLNIPVEIIASPIVRDEDGLALSSRNTYLTDEERRAALILNKSLKEAEKLLVSGERSAEKILDAVRKTLEDEPQCKVQYVLCVDPDTLDDLNTIGDKALIAIACYIGNTRLIDNLLWGVDE from the coding sequence ATGATGGTCGTTGAAAAGATACAAGATGTCAGAGAAATCATAAAGTCGCAAAAGAAGCAAAATAAAAAGATAGGGCTTGTGCCAACCATGGGCTATCTTCATGATGGGCACCTTTCCCTCATAAAAAAAGCTAAAGAAAATTCGGACTTCGTATGTGCCAGCATATTTGTAAATCCAATCCAATTTGGACCAAACGAAGATTATGACAAATATCCAAGAGATGTTGAAAGGGACATTAAACTGTTGGAAAATCAAGGTTGCGATCTTGTTTTTATACCATCGGTAGAAGAAATGTATCCAGACGAAAGGCTTACGACAATAACCGTAAGGAAAATCACAGACAAGCTTTGCGGTGCATATAGACCAGGACATTTCGACGGCGTATGCACTGTAGTGGCAAAACTTTTTAATATATTTACGCCAGATATAGCAGTATTCGGCCAAAAGGACGCTCAGCAAGTAGCTGTAATAAAGAAAATGGTGGAAGACTTAAATATACCAGTCGAAATAATTGCATCGCCTATAGTAAGGGATGAAGACGGATTAGCACTAAGTTCAAGGAATACTTACTTAACTGATGAGGAAAGACGTGCAGCACTAATTTTAAACAAGTCACTAAAAGAAGCAGAAAAACTCCTTGTATCTGGAGAAAGAAGTGCAGAAAAAATCTTAGATGCTGTGAGAAAAACTTTAGAAGATGAGCCTCAATGTAAAGTACAGTACGTCTTATGTGTTGACCCTGATACGTTGGATGACCTAAACACTATAGGTGATAAAGCATTGATTGCAATTGCATGTTATATAGGAAATACGAGATTGATTGACAATCTACTATGGGGTGTTGATGAATAA
- the panD gene encoding aspartate 1-decarboxylase produces the protein MQRFMMKSKIHRATVTDANLNYMGSITIDKRLMDLADILPGEKVQIVNNNNGARFETYVIEGEEDSGTVCLNGAAARLCVPGDIVIIISYAMMDDEEAKTYKPKVVFVDEKNRPLKD, from the coding sequence ATGCAGCGATTTATGATGAAATCTAAAATTCACAGAGCAACCGTCACAGATGCAAACCTAAACTACATGGGCTCTATAACTATTGACAAGAGATTAATGGATCTTGCCGACATTTTGCCCGGGGAAAAAGTGCAGATCGTTAATAACAACAACGGTGCAAGATTCGAAACGTACGTCATAGAAGGAGAAGAAGATTCAGGCACTGTATGTTTAAACGGTGCTGCAGCAAGACTTTGCGTCCCCGGTGATATTGTGATCATAATTTCATATGCAATGATGGATGATGAAGAAGCTAAAACTTATAAGCCGAAAGTAGTATTTGTTGACGAAAAAAATAGGCCTTTAAAAGATTAA
- a CDS encoding CapA family protein, translating to MKKFIISVLVMIAAFFISYEVTMGKNGIIQETSKVGNDNLKQIASIDDKNVNNAPIKITISAAGDTTLGSDESFGKEYTFDAEFQKHSGDYGYFTQNVKSIFTNDDMTIVNLEGTLTNASKEADKEYKFRGNPIYVNILKDGGVDAVNLANNHSFDYGRQGFDDTVYTLKKAGIGYFGYGYKYIKEIKGIKVGVLGYTGWSFPEDLKKQIREDIQDMKRQTNLVIVCFHWGDEGKYYPNKIQVALGHYAVDEGADLVLGTHPHVIEGIERYNGKYIVYSLGNFIFGGNRNPSDKDAFIFQQSFTFDNSKRLISLSNMNLIPISISSLKDRNDFRPVILEGSEKERVLKKIADLSNEIK from the coding sequence GTGAAAAAATTTATAATTTCTGTACTTGTGATGATAGCTGCATTTTTTATATCGTATGAGGTGACAATGGGTAAAAACGGCATCATACAAGAAACCTCTAAAGTTGGCAATGATAATCTAAAGCAGATAGCATCGATAGATGATAAAAATGTAAATAATGCTCCGATAAAAATTACCATAAGCGCTGCAGGTGATACGACGCTGGGATCTGACGAAAGCTTTGGCAAAGAGTACACATTTGACGCAGAGTTTCAAAAGCACAGTGGCGATTACGGGTATTTTACTCAAAATGTGAAAAGCATCTTTACAAATGATGACATGACAATAGTCAATTTAGAAGGGACGTTGACAAATGCTTCAAAAGAGGCCGACAAAGAGTACAAGTTTAGAGGCAATCCCATTTATGTAAATATATTAAAAGATGGTGGTGTTGATGCTGTAAATTTGGCCAATAACCATTCTTTTGACTATGGAAGGCAAGGATTTGATGATACAGTTTATACCCTTAAAAAAGCAGGAATAGGCTATTTTGGATATGGGTATAAGTACATAAAGGAAATCAAAGGAATAAAAGTAGGAGTTTTAGGTTATACAGGTTGGAGCTTTCCTGAAGATTTGAAAAAGCAAATAAGAGAAGATATTCAGGATATGAAAAGGCAAACCAATTTAGTCATCGTATGCTTTCACTGGGGTGATGAGGGAAAGTACTATCCCAATAAGATACAGGTAGCATTAGGACATTATGCAGTTGATGAAGGAGCAGATCTTGTTTTGGGCACACACCCTCATGTGATAGAGGGCATAGAAAGATACAATGGCAAGTACATAGTCTATTCTTTAGGCAATTTCATCTTTGGCGGCAACAGAAACCCATCAGACAAAGATGCATTCATCTTTCAACAGTCTTTTACGTTTGATAATTCAAAAAGACTAATCAGTTTATCAAACATGAATTTAATACCTATATCGATTTCCTCTTTAAAAGATCGGAATGATTTTAGACCCGTCATATTAGAAGGCAGCGAAAAAGAAAGGGTATTGAAAAAGATTGCGGATTTATCAAATGAAATTAAATAA
- the tyrS gene encoding tyrosine--tRNA ligase: MSVFDVLKERNFIQQMTHEDEIKELLEKEKVTFYIGFDPTADSLHVGHFLQLMVMAHMQRAGHRPIALIGGGTAMIGDPTGKTDMRKMLTKEEITHNAEAFKRQMSRFIDFSDGKAILANNADWLLNLNYVEFLRDIGVHFSVNKMLTAECFKTRLERGLSFLEFNYMLMQAYDFLMLNKEYGCVLQMGGDDQWSNILAGVDLIRRKEGKQAYGMTFTLLTTSEGKKMGKTEKGAIWLDADKTPPYDFYQYWRNIDDSDVEKCLSLLTFLPMDEVRRLGSLKDKEINEAKKVLAYEVTKLVHGVDEAEKAKKAAEALFEGRGDLSNVPTSTITSDMLGSNLLDVLVKTGIIPSKSEGRRLITQGGLYVNDENVKDVNAVVTEDMFKEGYMILRRGKKSYNKIILT, translated from the coding sequence ATGTCGGTTTTTGATGTATTGAAAGAGAGAAATTTTATACAGCAGATGACGCATGAAGATGAAATCAAAGAATTACTTGAGAAAGAAAAGGTTACTTTTTACATAGGTTTTGACCCGACGGCAGATAGCCTGCATGTTGGACATTTTTTGCAGCTTATGGTTATGGCTCACATGCAAAGGGCAGGACACAGGCCTATTGCTTTAATTGGCGGTGGCACTGCCATGATAGGCGATCCGACTGGCAAGACAGATATGAGAAAGATGCTGACGAAAGAGGAGATAACACACAATGCCGAAGCTTTTAAAAGACAAATGAGCCGCTTTATAGATTTTTCAGATGGCAAAGCGATACTTGCCAATAACGCTGACTGGCTTTTAAATCTTAACTATGTGGAGTTTCTAAGGGATATAGGAGTACATTTTTCTGTAAATAAGATGCTTACTGCCGAATGCTTCAAGACGAGGCTTGAAAGAGGACTTTCTTTTTTAGAGTTTAATTACATGCTTATGCAAGCGTACGATTTTCTTATGCTAAACAAAGAGTACGGCTGTGTGCTTCAGATGGGCGGAGACGATCAGTGGTCAAACATATTGGCAGGCGTCGATCTGATAAGGAGGAAAGAAGGAAAACAAGCTTACGGCATGACATTTACTCTGCTTACTACAAGTGAAGGGAAGAAGATGGGTAAGACTGAAAAGGGAGCTATTTGGCTTGATGCTGATAAGACGCCGCCGTATGATTTTTATCAGTATTGGCGGAATATAGATGATTCAGATGTTGAAAAGTGCCTCTCATTGTTGACATTTTTGCCTATGGATGAAGTCAGAAGACTTGGCTCTTTAAAGGATAAGGAGATAAATGAGGCCAAAAAAGTTCTGGCGTACGAAGTTACAAAACTTGTACATGGTGTGGATGAGGCTGAAAAAGCAAAAAAGGCAGCAGAAGCCTTGTTTGAGGGCAGAGGAGATTTAAGCAATGTGCCTACTTCCACGATTACAAGCGACATGTTAGGATCAAATTTGTTGGATGTTCTTGTAAAGACGGGCATAATTCCTTCAAAGAGCGAAGGAAGGAGGCTTATTACTCAAGGTGGCCTTTACGTAAATGATGAAAATGTAAAAGACGTAAATGCTGTAGTTACAGAAGACATGTTTAAGGAAGGTTACATGATTTTAAGACGAGGTAAAAAGTCTTACAACAAGATAATCCTTACATGA
- a CDS encoding HD domain-containing protein, with amino-acid sequence MENERLKKQIEFLKEIDKLKQVFRQTLLMDGTRHENDAEHSWHLAMMALVLSEYASEKIDVSHVIKMVLVHDIVEIDAGDTFVYDEKGYEDKAEREKKAAERLFNILPKDQAEEIKALWEEFEERKTKDAKFASALDRMQPIIHNYYTNGHSWREHGVKSHQVLERNKIVSEIAPELWQFINDILEDAINKGYIER; translated from the coding sequence ATGGAAAATGAAAGGCTTAAAAAACAGATAGAGTTTTTGAAAGAGATAGACAAATTAAAGCAAGTATTTAGGCAGACGCTTCTTATGGATGGCACACGCCATGAGAACGATGCTGAGCATTCTTGGCATCTTGCAATGATGGCGTTAGTCCTTTCTGAATACGCAAGCGAAAAAATCGATGTTAGTCATGTGATTAAGATGGTTCTTGTACATGATATTGTAGAGATTGATGCTGGTGACACATTTGTGTACGATGAGAAGGGATATGAAGACAAAGCAGAAAGAGAGAAAAAAGCGGCAGAGAGGCTATTTAATATTTTGCCTAAAGATCAGGCAGAGGAGATAAAGGCCTTGTGGGAAGAATTTGAAGAACGCAAAACTAAAGATGCAAAATTTGCATCTGCCCTTGATAGGATGCAGCCTATAATACATAATTACTATACGAATGGGCATTCGTGGAGAGAGCATGGGGTAAAAAGCCATCAAGTTCTTGAGAGAAACAAAATAGTCAGCGAGATAGCGCCAGAGCTATGGCAGTTTATCAATGATATATTGGAAGATGCAATAAACAAGGGATATATTGAAAGATAA
- a CDS encoding aconitate hydratase, whose product MNLTQKILKKHLVEGELVKGQEIAIKIDQTLTQDSTGTMAYLELEALGVDKVKTELSVAYVDHNMLQEGFENADDHKYIQTVAAKHGIYFSRPGNGICHQVHLERFGKPGKTLLGSDSHTPTGGGIGMLAIGAGGLDVALAMAGEPYRLVMPEVINVRLTGKLKPWVSSKDIILELLRRLTVKGGVGKVFEYTGDGVATLSVPERATITNMGAELGATTSIFPSDFRTYEFLKAQKREDDFEALLPDDDAEYDGVIEINLDELEPMVALPHSPDNVIKVKDAGKLKVDQVAIGSCTNSSYMDMMKVAAILKGGLIAEGVSLVISPGSRQVLNMLAKNGALSDMISAGARILETACGPCIGMGQAPATNAISLRTFNRNFYGRCGTKSAKVYLVSPEVAAASALAGYLIDPRELGEEIKIEMPSEFLVNDNMIIKPPVNADEFDVVRGPNIKPFPINTPLADIEKAVLIKVGDDITTDHIMPSNAKLLPLRSNIPELSKHCFETIDPDFSKRALENGGGIIVGGNNYGQGSSREHAALAPLQLGVKAVIAKSFARIHKANLINSGILPLTFVSEDDYDKIDEGDVLKIEGAVNQVKSKGKIVVKNVTKGYEFEVDLDVSDRNRKILIEGGLINYVRKKDKV is encoded by the coding sequence GTGAATTTAACGCAAAAAATTTTGAAGAAGCATTTGGTAGAAGGAGAACTTGTAAAAGGGCAGGAGATCGCTATTAAAATAGATCAGACACTGACGCAGGACTCTACAGGCACTATGGCTTATCTGGAACTGGAAGCTTTAGGAGTCGACAAAGTCAAGACAGAGCTTTCTGTCGCTTATGTTGACCATAATATGCTGCAGGAAGGCTTCGAAAACGCAGACGACCATAAGTACATCCAGACAGTTGCTGCGAAACATGGAATATACTTCTCAAGGCCAGGCAATGGTATTTGCCATCAAGTCCATCTTGAGAGGTTTGGAAAACCAGGTAAGACGCTATTAGGATCTGACAGTCATACGCCTACAGGTGGTGGCATAGGTATGCTGGCAATAGGCGCTGGAGGACTTGATGTGGCATTGGCTATGGCAGGTGAGCCCTATAGGCTGGTAATGCCAGAAGTGATTAACGTTAGACTCACTGGAAAATTAAAACCATGGGTATCATCGAAAGACATTATACTTGAGCTTTTAAGAAGGCTTACTGTAAAAGGTGGAGTCGGCAAGGTATTTGAGTACACAGGCGATGGCGTTGCAACACTGTCCGTTCCTGAAAGAGCTACTATAACAAATATGGGAGCAGAGTTGGGAGCGACTACATCTATCTTCCCATCTGATTTTCGCACGTATGAATTTTTAAAAGCCCAAAAGAGAGAAGATGACTTTGAGGCACTGTTGCCAGACGATGATGCTGAGTATGATGGCGTCATTGAAATCAATCTTGACGAATTAGAGCCTATGGTGGCACTGCCACACAGTCCTGACAATGTAATAAAAGTGAAAGATGCAGGAAAGTTAAAAGTCGATCAAGTGGCGATTGGATCTTGCACAAATTCGTCCTACATGGACATGATGAAGGTAGCGGCCATATTAAAAGGTGGTCTTATCGCAGAAGGAGTAAGCTTAGTCATATCTCCTGGCTCGAGGCAAGTTTTGAACATGCTTGCAAAAAATGGCGCATTATCAGACATGATTTCGGCTGGCGCCAGGATTTTAGAGACAGCCTGTGGTCCGTGTATAGGCATGGGTCAGGCTCCTGCTACAAATGCCATATCTCTTAGGACATTTAACAGGAACTTTTATGGAAGGTGTGGCACAAAATCAGCAAAAGTGTATTTGGTAAGTCCTGAAGTAGCTGCTGCATCCGCATTGGCTGGTTATCTCATAGATCCAAGGGAGTTAGGAGAAGAAATCAAGATAGAGATGCCCAGTGAATTTTTGGTGAATGACAATATGATAATAAAACCGCCTGTGAATGCGGATGAATTTGATGTTGTAAGAGGTCCAAACATAAAGCCTTTCCCTATCAATACTCCTCTTGCAGATATTGAAAAGGCCGTCTTGATAAAGGTAGGGGACGACATTACGACAGACCACATTATGCCATCTAATGCTAAGCTTTTACCACTCAGATCTAATATTCCAGAGCTTTCAAAGCATTGCTTTGAGACGATAGATCCTGATTTTTCTAAGAGAGCTTTAGAAAATGGCGGTGGCATAATAGTTGGCGGAAATAACTACGGTCAAGGTTCCAGCAGGGAGCACGCCGCGTTGGCGCCGCTTCAACTGGGAGTGAAAGCAGTAATTGCAAAGTCATTTGCAAGGATACACAAGGCAAACCTCATAAATAGCGGAATTCTTCCTTTAACATTTGTAAGTGAAGATGATTATGACAAGATCGATGAAGGCGATGTGCTCAAGATTGAAGGTGCTGTAAATCAAGTCAAGTCAAAAGGCAAGATTGTCGTCAAGAACGTGACGAAAGGGTATGAATTTGAAGTAGATCTTGACGTCAGCGACAGAAATCGGAAAATCCTAATAGAAGGTGGACTCATAAATTACGTGAGAAAAAAAGATAAGGTTTGA
- the nifV gene encoding homocitrate synthase: MKFKKEDGKLYLVDTTLRDGEQTAGVVFANSEKIRIAKMLDEIGVHQLEVGIPTMGGDEKETIAKIAKLGLNASIMAWNRAVVNDVKESLECGVDAVAISISTSDIHIEHKLRTSRQWVLDHMTSAVEFAKKDGVYVSVNAEDASRTDMDFLIEFARCAKQAGADRLRFCDTVGILDPFKTYDIIKKIKEAIDIDIEMHTHNDFGMATANALAGFKAGANFIGVTVNGLGERAGNAALEEVVMALKHVYKYDINIDTKRFREISEYVSTASGRQLPSWKAIVGTNVFAHESGIHVDGALKDPHTYEIFDPDEVGLERQIVIGKHSGTAALINKFKEYGRVLPEEEAKELLPYVRSLSIQLKRPLFDKELIYLYEEHISKIKAI, translated from the coding sequence ATGAAATTCAAAAAAGAGGATGGTAAATTGTACCTCGTCGATACAACACTGAGAGATGGAGAACAAACAGCCGGTGTTGTTTTTGCTAATAGTGAGAAAATCAGAATTGCGAAAATGTTAGATGAAATTGGCGTGCATCAACTTGAAGTCGGAATTCCAACGATGGGCGGAGATGAGAAAGAGACGATTGCAAAAATTGCAAAACTTGGACTGAATGCCAGTATAATGGCATGGAACAGAGCTGTTGTAAATGATGTGAAAGAATCGTTAGAGTGCGGTGTTGATGCTGTTGCGATTTCAATCTCGACTTCAGATATACACATAGAACACAAGCTTAGAACTTCAAGGCAATGGGTTTTAGATCACATGACAAGTGCTGTTGAATTCGCCAAGAAAGACGGCGTCTACGTTTCTGTAAACGCAGAGGACGCATCCAGGACAGATATGGACTTTCTCATAGAGTTTGCAAGGTGTGCAAAACAAGCAGGTGCAGACAGATTGAGATTCTGCGATACTGTAGGCATATTGGATCCTTTTAAGACATACGACATCATAAAAAAGATTAAAGAAGCCATAGATATAGATATTGAGATGCATACACACAACGACTTTGGAATGGCTACGGCAAACGCTCTTGCCGGTTTTAAAGCTGGTGCTAATTTTATAGGAGTCACTGTAAATGGCCTCGGTGAAAGAGCCGGAAATGCAGCATTAGAGGAAGTCGTTATGGCACTAAAGCACGTGTATAAGTACGACATCAATATAGACACAAAAAGGTTTAGAGAGATTTCAGAGTACGTATCTACAGCATCTGGAAGGCAACTGCCGTCGTGGAAGGCAATTGTTGGTACAAATGTGTTTGCACATGAGTCGGGAATCCATGTTGATGGAGCTCTTAAAGATCCTCACACATATGAAATATTCGATCCAGATGAAGTAGGTCTTGAAAGACAGATTGTGATAGGCAAGCATTCAGGTACGGCAGCGTTAATAAATAAGTTCAAAGAGTACGGAAGAGTATTGCCTGAGGAGGAAGCAAAAGAACTTTTACCTTATGTGAGGAGTTTGTCTATTCAGCTTAAAAGACCGCTTTTTGATAAAGAATTGATATATCTTTATGAAGAGCACATATCTAAGATTAAGGCAATTTAA
- a CDS encoding PRD domain-containing protein — MFTALKVLNNNVVMACDEKNVECIVVGKGIGFSKKPGDVINERIEKVYYLQEKANVVKFSELLNNIRDEVIGISEELIAYAENVKGRKLNEHIHIALPDHIAFAIERIKGGIDIKNPFNQEISALYKDDYKIALRAIDLIKDRLNVRLPEDEAGFIALHLHAAFENSGVSVTMKNTRLVSELVKSIEDMIGRKIETDSIDYLRLITHLKFAVDRIERGMPISNELLLPIKRKFKKAYKIAASIAKHIGNSLGTNVPEDEIGYLAIHIQRLMNDMQKPD; from the coding sequence ATGTTCACTGCTTTAAAGGTATTGAATAACAATGTTGTGATGGCCTGTGATGAAAAGAATGTAGAGTGTATAGTTGTAGGGAAAGGCATAGGGTTTTCTAAAAAGCCAGGCGATGTGATAAATGAAAGAATTGAGAAGGTCTACTATCTGCAAGAAAAAGCCAATGTTGTAAAGTTTTCAGAATTACTTAACAACATAAGAGATGAAGTTATTGGAATATCTGAGGAGCTTATAGCATACGCTGAAAATGTGAAAGGTCGGAAACTGAATGAACACATTCACATAGCGCTTCCTGATCATATAGCGTTTGCCATTGAAAGAATAAAAGGTGGGATAGACATAAAGAACCCTTTTAATCAAGAGATAAGTGCCCTTTATAAAGATGACTATAAAATAGCACTTAGAGCTATAGATTTAATAAAAGACAGGCTAAATGTAAGGCTTCCTGAGGATGAAGCAGGTTTTATTGCACTGCACCTTCATGCGGCATTCGAAAATTCTGGTGTGTCAGTCACCATGAAAAATACGAGGCTTGTTTCTGAACTTGTGAAAAGCATTGAAGATATGATAGGCAGGAAGATTGAAACAGATTCTATTGATTACCTGCGGCTTATTACGCACTTGAAATTTGCAGTAGACAGAATAGAAAGGGGTATGCCGATTTCAAATGAGCTTCTTCTTCCGATAAAGCGAAAATTTAAGAAGGCTTATAAAATAGCTGCAAGCATTGCCAAACACATCGGAAATTCATTAGGGACGAATGTGCCTGAAGATGAAATAGGTTATTTAGCCATACACATACAGAGATTGATGAATGATATGCAAAAGCCAGATTAG
- a CDS encoding PTS glucose transporter subunit IIA: MFKKKFMGETIVSPFNGRLINIEDVPDPVFSGKMVGDGVAVEPKDGVVYSPVDGEVIQLFPTKHAIGIRSSGGLEILIHIGMDTVEMKGEGFESFVEEGQKVKTGDKLIVFDIDKVKENHPIISPVIITNMELVEKMKKKENGVTVEGGKTEIMKINLK, from the coding sequence ATATTTAAGAAGAAGTTTATGGGCGAAACAATAGTATCACCATTTAACGGAAGATTGATAAATATTGAAGATGTTCCTGATCCAGTATTTTCAGGGAAAATGGTTGGTGATGGTGTCGCAGTTGAGCCTAAAGATGGTGTAGTGTACTCTCCTGTAGATGGTGAGGTAATTCAACTTTTTCCTACGAAACATGCCATAGGCATAAGATCGTCTGGTGGACTTGAAATACTTATTCACATTGGAATGGATACAGTTGAGATGAAAGGGGAGGGTTTTGAAAGTTTTGTCGAAGAAGGGCAGAAAGTTAAAACAGGCGATAAACTTATAGTGTTTGACATTGACAAGGTAAAAGAAAATCATCCTATCATAAGCCCTGTAATCATTACTAACATGGAACTTGTAGAAAAGATGAAGAAAAAAGAGAATGGAGTCACAGTTGAAGGGGGAAAAACTGAAATAATGAAAATAAACTTAAAATGA
- the nagE gene encoding N-acetylglucosamine-specific PTS transporter subunit IIBC — MKGLGNLQKLGKALMLPIAVLPAAALLLRLGAKDVFNIPFITNAGGAIFDNLPLIFAIGIAIGFAGGDGVAGLAATVGYLVLTKGATTINKDINMGVLGGILIGIIAGYLYNRYHDVKLPDFLGFFGGKRFVPIITSLAALVLAFAAGYVWPPIQNVIYALGKWIISAGAFGVFIYGVLNRLLIPVGLHHVINSLVWFVFGSFKSASGAVVTGDLNRFYAGDPTAGRFMTGFYPIMMFALPAAALAMVMAAKPKNRKAVSGIMISAALTAFLTGITEPIEFAFMFLAPVLYVVHAILTGLSLAITYLLGIRMGFGFSAGLIDYILSFGISSKPLLLLLIGIIYAAVYFVVFYFLIVKLNLPTPGRLDEDTDESNEQLSSSDIGEMAQNYLALLGGVGNIVSLESCITRLRLSVKDDTVINDDELKKAGANGVIRMGKGALQVIVGTKADLIAQEMQKRMKKK, encoded by the coding sequence ATGAAAGGATTAGGTAATTTACAAAAGCTCGGCAAAGCCTTGATGCTTCCAATAGCAGTTTTACCTGCTGCCGCGTTGCTTCTAAGGCTTGGCGCAAAGGATGTTTTCAACATTCCGTTTATCACAAATGCTGGCGGAGCCATATTTGACAACTTGCCACTTATCTTTGCGATAGGCATAGCAATAGGCTTCGCTGGTGGCGATGGAGTTGCTGGTCTGGCAGCTACTGTCGGATATTTGGTATTGACGAAAGGTGCAACGACGATAAATAAAGACATAAACATGGGCGTTTTAGGCGGTATCCTTATAGGTATCATAGCTGGTTATTTGTACAATAGGTACCACGACGTAAAATTGCCCGATTTCTTAGGTTTCTTTGGAGGCAAGAGATTTGTTCCTATAATTACATCATTGGCAGCTTTGGTATTGGCTTTTGCGGCAGGTTATGTATGGCCGCCAATACAAAATGTCATATACGCTTTAGGAAAGTGGATAATAAGTGCAGGCGCATTTGGCGTATTTATCTATGGAGTATTGAATAGGTTGCTTATTCCGGTTGGACTTCATCACGTGATTAATAGCCTCGTTTGGTTCGTATTTGGGTCGTTTAAATCTGCATCTGGTGCAGTTGTCACTGGTGATTTAAATAGATTTTATGCAGGAGACCCAACTGCCGGTAGATTTATGACAGGCTTCTACCCTATAATGATGTTTGCATTGCCTGCAGCAGCGCTTGCTATGGTGATGGCTGCTAAGCCAAAGAACAGAAAAGCAGTATCTGGTATCATGATTTCTGCGGCACTTACAGCTTTCCTCACAGGTATAACAGAACCAATTGAGTTTGCATTTATGTTTTTAGCACCTGTTTTGTACGTTGTACATGCGATTTTAACAGGTTTGTCGCTGGCAATAACGTATTTGCTTGGAATAAGGATGGGCTTTGGATTTTCTGCAGGTCTTATAGACTACATCCTAAGCTTTGGAATATCATCTAAACCGCTACTTTTATTGCTGATAGGAATAATTTACGCTGCAGTTTACTTCGTTGTTTTCTACTTCCTAATCGTAAAATTGAATTTGCCTACACCGGGAAGGCTTGATGAGGACACGGATGAGAGCAACGAGCAATTGTCAAGTTCTGATATAGGTGAGATGGCTCAGAACTACTTGGCGCTTTTAGGAGGAGTTGGTAACATCGTATCTTTGGAGTCTTGCATCACAAGGCTGCGCTTAAGCGTCAAAGATGACACTGTCATAAACGACGATGAACTTAAAAAAGCTGGAGCGAATGGCGTCATAAGGATGGGCAAAGGGGCACTACAGGTTATTGTTGGCACAAAAGCCGATTTAATAGCACAAGAGATGCAAAAGCGGATGAAGAAAAAATGA